GGACACTCCCGGTCCAGCTGAAGCGGTCCCTGACCTGGGACCAGGGCAGCGAGATGGCCAGGCACGCGGAGTTCAGCCTGGCCACCGACATCCCGGTCTACTTCTGCGACCCTGCCAGTCCCTGGCAGCGCGGCTCCAACGAGAACACGAACGGCCTGCTGCGGCAGTACTTCCCCAAGGGCACCGACCTGTCGGTCCACACGCCCGAGCACCTGGCCGCCGTCGCCGACCAGCTCAACCGCCGCCCACGCAAAACGCTCGGCTGGGAAACCCCAGCCGAGCGTCTGGCTAAACTCCTCGCGGCCTAGACAACCGACCACGTGTTGCAACGACCACTAGAAACCGCCCTGCGCGTGCGGGCCCTTCCACCGCGGTTCACCGCGTCACTCGTCGTCCTCGTCGTCGAGCCGGGCCAGCCAGGTGGCCAGCCGCTCGACCGGGATCTCGAAGTCGGGGTTGAGGTCGACGAACTCGCGCAGGCGCTCGGCCAGCCACTCGAAGGTGACCTCCTCGTCGCCGCGCCGGTTCTCCAGCTCCTCGATGCCTCGGTCGGTGAAGTACACGGTTCGCTCCGGTCGGATGGGGGTTGACCTGGTCAGGATAGACCGGGCTGGCCGTTGGCCCGCCAGGTGCTGATGGTCACCTTGGCGGCGCCGGTGCTCGCGTCGGCGACCTCCACGGCGGCGACGGCGATGTTCTGGGTCACCCGGTCGCGGATGCACAGCAGCCGGCCCGCGGTGACGCGGTTGAAGCTGAGGTCGGTGTCCGGGCGGGAGTCGATCGCGCTCGCGCACTGCTCCGGGGTGACGCTGGCCTCGCTGATCACCGCGAAGTCGGAGGCGTCGTTGCCGTACGGGGCGAAGGAGTCCGCCCGGCCGCCGCAGCACTGCGCCTTGCCGACGCCGAAGCCCCACTTGAGGTCGTTGCCGCGGGGCACGACCTTGCCGGCCGTCAGGTCGATCTTGTACGCGTCGCTGGAGTACTCGGCGCCCGGGATCGAGAGCGAGACCTTGTCGAGCGCCGGCGTGTAGCCGGTGGGCCGGGCGGGCGCCGAGACGGTGGCGCCGGGCGTGCTGGGC
The nucleotide sequence above comes from Streptomyces kaniharaensis. Encoded proteins:
- a CDS encoding DUF6104 family protein → MYFTDRGIEELENRRGDEEVTFEWLAERLREFVDLNPDFEIPVERLATWLARLDDEDDE